A genomic segment from Bradyrhizobium diazoefficiens USDA 110 encodes:
- a CDS encoding DUF6894 family protein, with protein sequence MPRYFFHITHERTEIDREGEELPDKHAASKETTVTAGQMLQGIDGKLVPGRDWRMEVTDEFQNMLYVLHIRAEKAKVI encoded by the coding sequence ATGCCGAGATACTTCTTTCACATCACGCACGAGCGCACCGAGATCGACCGCGAGGGCGAGGAGCTTCCTGACAAGCATGCAGCGTCGAAGGAGACCACAGTCACGGCCGGGCAGATGCTCCAAGGCATTGACGGGAAACTGGTGCCGGGCCGAGACTGGCGGATGGAAGTGACCGACGAGTTTCAAAACATGCTTTACGTTCTGCACATTCGAGCAGAGAAAGCCAAAGTGATCTGA
- a CDS encoding RNA ligase family protein, whose product MRSFEFCLPSKGISVPDGPDWLHEVKYDGYRLRLERDGDRVRLITRGGYNWATRYPWIVEAARKVRQKQFVLDGEAVVLGVDGISDFNALHSRKYDHEVQFCAFDILAEGGDDLRMLPLSMRKTNLERLLARHPEGVFVNPFERGELGPDLFRAACDMGLEGLVSKRRDRPYRRAGASIG is encoded by the coding sequence ATGCGTTCATTTGAGTTTTGCCTGCCGAGCAAGGGCATTTCGGTCCCGGACGGCCCCGATTGGCTTCATGAAGTAAAGTACGACGGCTATCGCCTCCGTCTGGAGCGCGATGGCGACCGCGTGCGCCTGATCACGCGCGGCGGGTACAACTGGGCCACTCGCTATCCTTGGATCGTCGAGGCCGCTCGCAAGGTCCGCCAGAAGCAATTCGTGCTCGATGGCGAAGCGGTCGTGCTCGGCGTCGATGGAATCTCAGATTTTAATGCGCTTCACTCGCGCAAGTACGATCATGAGGTGCAGTTCTGCGCCTTTGATATTCTTGCTGAAGGTGGTGACGATCTCCGCATGCTCCCGTTGTCGATGCGGAAGACGAACTTGGAGCGCCTGCTGGCGCGGCATCCTGAAGGCGTTTTCGTTAATCCCTTTGAGCGTGGCGAGCTTGGACCTGACCTATTCCGCGCCGCGTGCGACATGGGTCTTGAAGGATTGGTATCGAAGCGTCGCGACCGGCCTTATAGGCGGGCCGGAGCAAGCATTGGGTAA